In Flammeovirgaceae bacterium 311, one DNA window encodes the following:
- a CDS encoding transposase IS1182 family protein (COG3666 Transposase and inactivated derivatives), whose protein sequence is MHHLKGRDRDQTFSTSLEASIQADNPVRVIDAFVDALPLLEMGFKGVELKATGRPSFDPAHLLKLYLYGYYNRIRSSRKLEVECRRNLEVQWLLGGLCPAYHTIADFRKEHPLQLKKVFGAFVALLKEAHLLRGKYVAIDGTKLRAQNSRKNNFNEKKIDRQLGFIQQKIDDYLDLLEQEDQKEAGDLRGGSRAEIEKILEQLEKRKLWYEQLEEQVEQSDDGQVSTSDKESRAMIQHHNVVEVSYNSQTATDSKHCLIIHYQALNKNDSKALAPVAKAAKQVLAKKRITVLADKAYHSGEHLSECLDNGIITIVAYKEPARAAVPTAAYYLEQFHYDEKKDHYICPKGAQLTTNGSWYDKHKVSYDKKTASPYMVKHYKSKACLSCAAKALCTTNKAGRLIERSEHAAVIKSNNLRLIRQKEVYRKRQAIVEHPFGTIKRSWGYTYTLMKGLAKVNGELGLIFTCYNLRRAVSILGVDRLIKLMKTKTKWLIAALPSFTALYQRLFKQLSIFEAKNRQLLMAA, encoded by the coding sequence ATGCACCATCTGAAGGGAAGAGATCGCGATCAGACTTTTTCTACTAGTCTGGAGGCATCTATTCAGGCAGATAATCCAGTGCGGGTTATAGATGCTTTTGTAGATGCACTGCCCCTTTTGGAGATGGGTTTTAAAGGAGTTGAACTAAAAGCAACAGGAAGACCTTCTTTTGACCCAGCTCATCTTTTGAAGCTCTATCTCTATGGCTACTACAACAGGATCAGGTCATCCAGAAAGCTGGAAGTAGAATGTAGAAGAAACCTGGAAGTGCAGTGGCTACTTGGTGGCCTTTGCCCTGCCTACCATACCATTGCTGACTTTCGAAAAGAGCATCCCTTGCAGCTCAAAAAGGTATTTGGTGCCTTTGTGGCTTTGCTAAAGGAAGCGCACCTGCTAAGGGGCAAGTATGTGGCCATCGATGGCACTAAGCTAAGGGCCCAAAACTCCAGAAAGAACAACTTCAATGAAAAGAAGATCGACCGCCAGCTTGGCTTCATTCAGCAAAAGATCGATGATTATCTGGACTTGCTGGAGCAGGAAGACCAAAAGGAAGCAGGTGATCTCAGGGGGGGCTCCAGAGCTGAGATCGAAAAGATACTGGAGCAGCTGGAAAAGCGAAAGCTCTGGTATGAGCAGCTCGAAGAACAGGTGGAGCAAAGCGATGATGGGCAGGTCTCTACTTCAGATAAAGAGAGCAGAGCCATGATCCAGCACCACAACGTGGTGGAGGTAAGCTACAACAGCCAGACAGCCACAGACAGCAAGCACTGCCTGATCATCCACTACCAGGCCCTAAACAAGAACGACTCTAAGGCTCTTGCTCCAGTGGCTAAGGCCGCTAAGCAGGTGCTGGCAAAGAAAAGAATCACTGTACTGGCTGATAAAGCCTATCACAGCGGAGAACACCTCAGTGAGTGCCTGGACAATGGCATCATTACCATCGTGGCTTATAAAGAACCTGCCAGAGCAGCTGTGCCAACTGCTGCCTATTACCTGGAGCAGTTCCACTATGATGAGAAGAAAGACCACTATATCTGCCCTAAAGGAGCACAGCTCACCACCAATGGCTCCTGGTATGATAAGCATAAGGTAAGCTACGATAAGAAAACTGCTTCTCCGTACATGGTTAAGCACTACAAGAGCAAAGCCTGCCTTTCTTGCGCAGCTAAAGCTTTATGCACCACAAACAAGGCAGGAAGATTGATAGAGCGCTCAGAGCATGCGGCAGTGATCAAAAGCAACAACCTAAGGCTGATACGCCAAAAAGAGGTCTACCGCAAAAGACAGGCTATTGTAGAGCATCCCTTCGGAACTATTAAGCGAAGTTGGGGCTATACCTACACCCTGATGAAGGGTTTGGCAAAGGTAAACGGGGAACTGGGGCTTATCTTTACCTGCTACAATCTTAGAAGAGCTGTGTCTATTCTGGGCGTTGACAGGCTGATCAAACTAATGAAAACCAAAACAAAATGGCTGATAGCTGCTTTGCCTTCATTTACAGCACTTTACCAGAGGCTTTTTAAGCAACTTTCGATTTTTGAAGCGAAAAATAGGCAACTTCTGATGGCTGCTTGA
- a CDS encoding HAD superfamily hydrolase (COG0637 Predicted phosphatase/phosphohexomutase): MTDTLQEYMKNQKAVIFDMDGVIVNSENLWKKAEKEVFTSVGVNVTDDHSELTKSMTTSEVTRFWFSKFPWKDKSLILVEQMVISRVIELIGIEDCKINGVKIFIEGLKAKNYKIGLATNSPEKIIPTVLQLLDIKHLFDAVSSAEFEDSGKPDPAIYLTTAAKLNVATSNCIAIEDSYSGMLAAKNAGMTVVAFTNGNKDIDFEIADYKIDSFEHFNIDTLN; this comes from the coding sequence ATGACGGATACCCTGCAAGAATATATGAAAAATCAGAAGGCTGTAATATTCGATATGGATGGAGTAATTGTAAACTCTGAAAACCTTTGGAAAAAGGCAGAGAAAGAAGTGTTTACTTCAGTAGGCGTAAATGTGACTGATGATCATTCAGAACTGACCAAATCAATGACGACTTCTGAAGTTACAAGATTTTGGTTTAGCAAATTCCCATGGAAAGACAAAAGCCTGATCCTAGTCGAACAAATGGTTATTTCAAGGGTAATTGAACTTATTGGTATTGAAGACTGCAAAATAAATGGTGTTAAAATATTTATCGAAGGGCTTAAAGCTAAAAACTACAAAATCGGACTTGCTACAAATTCACCCGAGAAAATTATCCCGACAGTTTTGCAACTTTTAGACATCAAACATTTATTTGATGCAGTTTCTTCGGCAGAGTTTGAAGATAGTGGGAAGCCTGATCCTGCAATTTATTTGACGACTGCCGCGAAACTTAATGTTGCAACAAGTAATTGTATCGCTATTGAAGATTCTTACTCTGGAATGTTGGCTGCAAAAAATGCAGGTATGACAGTTGTGGCATTTACAAACGGCAACAAAGACATTGACTTTGAAATAGCAGACTATAAAATAGACAGCTTCGAGCATTTTAATATTGACACATTAAATTAA
- a CDS encoding TonB-dependent receptor plug — MNKILLTIIILLSSIQLVSAQIDHLDDKKKGTTIRLYCGNKISSSLPSPLFVLHYKQQEYIIDTAELKSVNPDDMINLEVLKGVASVERYGDKGKYGVILIEVRKSAIERFLHKEELD, encoded by the coding sequence ATGAATAAAATCCTGCTGACAATCATCATCCTTCTTTCCAGTATTCAATTAGTTTCAGCTCAAATTGATCATCTGGATGATAAAAAAAAGGGAACAACAATTCGACTTTATTGTGGCAACAAAATCTCTTCGTCATTGCCATCACCACTATTTGTTCTTCACTATAAGCAGCAAGAATATATTATTGATACTGCTGAATTAAAAAGCGTGAATCCTGATGATATGATCAATTTAGAGGTTTTAAAAGGAGTTGCTAGTGTTGAAAGATATGGTGACAAAGGGAAGTATGGTGTAATTTTGATTGAAGTTAGAAAGTCTGCAATCGAAAGGTTCCTTCATAAAGAAGAGCTAGACTGA
- a CDS encoding transposase IS1182 family protein (COG3666 Transposase and inactivated derivatives) — protein sequence MHHLTGRDRNQTFSTSLEASISADNPVRVIDAFVDALPLLEMGFKGVEPKATGRPSFDPAHLLKLYLYGYYNRIRSSRKLETECRRNLEVQWLLQGLCPAYHTIADFRKEHPQQLKQVFKAFVAFLNDAHLLKGKYVAIDGTKIRAVNSRKNNYNQKKIERQLSYIQEKIDDYLDLLEEEDQKEAHDVKGSRADIEVALKHLEKRKLKYEQMEKEVAQSDDGQVSTSDKESRALIQHHNVVEVSYNSQAAVDSKHCLIIHYQALNKNDSKALAPTALAAKQALGKKRITVLADKAYHSGEQLSECLDNGIITIVAYKEPARDPVPTAAYYLEQFHYDEKKDHYICPKGEVLSSNGSWYEKHKVSLEKKNASPYMVKHYKTKACLCCAAKALCTINKAGRLIERSEHAGVIKSNNQRVMRQKEVYRKRQAIVEHPFGTIKRAWGYSYTLMKGLKKVDGELGLIFTCYNLRRAVSILSVPKLLKLLKSYTKWPVAALSSLTALYLMLFS from the coding sequence ATGCACCATCTGACGGGAAGAGATCGTAATCAGACTTTTTCAACTAGTCTGGAGGCATCCATATCAGCTGATAATCCAGTTAGGGTCATTGATGCTTTTGTAGATGCACTGCCCCTTTTGGAGATGGGTTTCAAGGGAGTGGAGCCCAAAGCTACGGGCAGACCCTCTTTTGATCCTGCTCATCTTTTGAAGCTCTACCTGTATGGCTACTACAACAGGATCAGATCAAGCAGAAAGCTGGAGACAGAATGCAGAAGGAATCTTGAAGTGCAGTGGCTGCTACAGGGGCTCTGTCCTGCCTATCATACCATCGCTGACTTCAGGAAAGAGCATCCCCAGCAGCTCAAGCAGGTCTTCAAGGCCTTTGTAGCTTTTCTTAATGATGCTCACCTGCTTAAGGGCAAATATGTAGCCATAGATGGCACAAAGATCAGAGCAGTGAATTCCAGAAAGAACAACTACAACCAAAAGAAGATAGAGCGCCAGCTTAGCTACATACAAGAAAAGATAGATGATTACTTGGATCTGTTGGAAGAGGAAGATCAAAAGGAAGCCCATGATGTCAAAGGCTCCAGGGCTGACATCGAAGTGGCTCTTAAGCACCTGGAGAAGCGAAAGCTCAAGTACGAGCAGATGGAAAAAGAGGTAGCGCAAAGTGATGACGGACAGGTATCTACTTCAGATAAAGAAAGCAGAGCCCTAATCCAGCACCATAATGTAGTGGAGGTAAGCTACAACAGCCAGGCAGCAGTCGATAGCAAACACTGCCTAATCATCCACTACCAGGCCCTCAACAAGAACGATTCTAAAGCACTAGCTCCTACAGCTCTTGCAGCTAAACAAGCACTAGGAAAGAAAAGAATCACTGTACTGGCTGACAAAGCCTATCATAGCGGAGAACAGCTAAGTGAGTGCCTGGACAATGGCATCATCACCATAGTGGCGTATAAAGAACCTGCCAGAGATCCTGTGCCAACTGCTGCTTATTATCTGGAGCAGTTCCATTATGATGAAAAGAAAGACCATTATATCTGTCCTAAAGGGGAAGTGCTTTCTAGCAATGGGTCCTGGTATGAGAAGCATAAGGTAAGCTTGGAAAAGAAAAATGCTTCTCCTTATATGGTCAAGCATTACAAGACCAAAGCCTGCCTTTGCTGTGCAGCCAAGGCGCTATGCACCATAAATAAGGCAGGAAGACTAATAGAACGCTCCGAGCATGCTGGAGTGATCAAAAGCAACAACCAGAGGGTAATGCGCCAAAAAGAAGTTTATCGTAAAAGACAAGCTATTGTAGAGCATCCTTTTGGTACCATCAAAAGAGCATGGGGCTACAGCTATACGCTGATGAAGGGACTGAAAAAAGTGGACGGAGAGCTGGGGCTTATCTTTACCTGCTACAACCTTAGGAGAGCTGTGTCCATCCTCTCGGTGCCTAAGCTGCTCAAACTACTGAAAAGCTACACCAAGTGGCCAGTGGCTGCTTTGTCTTCACTTACAGCGCTTTACCTGATGCTTTTTAGCTAA